Proteins encoded together in one Scyliorhinus torazame isolate Kashiwa2021f chromosome 20, sScyTor2.1, whole genome shotgun sequence window:
- the LOC140397090 gene encoding probable G-protein coupled receptor 139 — MYVNVVTIVILSRGKCGLSSSTTCYLVAMATADLLVVFLDLILRQIPIAYQLISVKLIPVCNIHAALLYAATESSVWFTVAFTFDRFIVICCQKVRSGYCTDKTAAWVLGTVAILSTLKDIPWYFMLTAWYRLNNSPWFCYMSTRIKISRFWGATEVVHNILTPGFPFVLILLLNVLTVRHISVSSRARSRLRNASNVNSHKDPEIESRRKSIILLFAVSGNFIVLWSIFMAYSMWWRIFNMAVIYGDMPLFVLKIGFMLQLLSCCTNTCIYAVTQSNFRKQLKNEVHIPLYKIVHYIKY, encoded by the exons GTACG TTAACGTAGTGACGATTGTGATATTGTCTCGGGGAAAATGTGGACTTTCCAGTTCAACTacttgctacctggtggccatggcaacggcagatCTATTGGTAGTTTTCCTGGACCTGATATTGAGGCAGATTCCAATTGCGTATCAGTTGATAAGTGTGAAGTTAATTCCAGTGTGCAACATTCACGCTGCTTTGCTTTATGCGGCTACTGAAtcctctgtctggttcaccgtcgctttcacctttgatcgattcattGTCATTTGTTGTCAGAAGGTGAGAAGTGGATACTGCACCGATAAAACGGCGGCCTGGGTCTTGGGAACAGTTGCGATTCTGAGCACTTTAAAGGACATCCCCTGGTATTTTATGCTGACAGCTTGGTACAGGCTGAACAACAGCCCATGGTTTTGTTACATGAGTACCAGAATTAAGATCTCACGGTTTTGGGGTGCCACTGAGGTAGTGCATAATATTTTGACGCCAGGGTTCCCATTTGTTCTGATTTTACTTCTCAATGTTTTAACCGTCCGGCACATTTCAGTGAGCAGCAGAGCACGCAGCCGACTGCGAAATGCAAGCAATGTAAACAGTCACAAAGACCCAGAGATTGAGAGTCGAAGAAAATCCATAATTTTACTATTTGCGGTCTCCGGGAATTTCATCGTCTTATGGTCCATATTCATGGCGTATTCTATGTGGTGGAGAATATTTAATATGGCGGTGATTTATGGAGATATGCCCCTTTTTGTATTGAAAATAggtttcatgctgcagctcctaagCTGCTGTACAAACACTTGTATATACGCCGTCACACAGAGCAATTTCAGGAAGCAGTTGAAAAATGAGGTGCATATCCCTCTTTATAAAATAGTACATTATATTAAATACTGA